One genomic region from Natranaerobius trueperi encodes:
- the rpmA gene encoding 50S ribosomal protein L27, whose amino-acid sequence MELKMNLQLFAQKKGVGSSKNGRDSESKRLGLKAHAGEQVRAGNIIMRQRGTKIHPGNNVGIGKDDTLFAKADGVVMFEQVGKKKKRVSVNPEPAMAE is encoded by the coding sequence ATGGAACTAAAAATGAATCTTCAACTATTTGCTCAGAAAAAAGGAGTTGGAAGTTCAAAAAACGGTAGAGATAGTGAAAGTAAACGTTTAGGGTTAAAGGCTCACGCAGGTGAGCAAGTACGAGCAGGTAATATTATCATGCGTCAGCGTGGAACTAAGATTCATCCTGGTAACAATGTTGGAATTGGTAAGGATGATACTTTATTCGCTAAAGCTGATGGTGTCGTTATGTTTGAACAAGTAGGTAAAAAGAAAAAACGAGTAAGTGTTAACCCCGAACCAGCAATGG
- a CDS encoding ribosomal-processing cysteine protease Prp, which translates to MIQIRIFREQSKIRGFEVKGHADFAEEGSDIVCAAISALSLTGVFASERLCQLGRIKEPEKGHLIFNLPTDISKSLEQKAFTILETVIIGMYETAKNYPDYINIYDEGGEYTWN; encoded by the coding sequence ATGATACAGATTAGAATATTTAGAGAACAGTCAAAAATAAGAGGATTCGAAGTTAAAGGGCACGCTGACTTTGCAGAAGAAGGATCTGATATTGTTTGTGCTGCTATATCAGCTTTGAGTCTAACAGGAGTTTTTGCTAGTGAGCGTTTATGTCAGTTAGGTAGAATTAAGGAACCAGAAAAAGGTCACTTAATTTTCAATTTGCCAACAGATATATCAAAATCCCTAGAACAAAAAGCTTTTACTATTCTAGAGACTGTTATTATCGGAATGTATGAAACTGCCAAAAATTATCCGGATTATATAAATATATATGACGAAGGGGGGGAATACACATGGAACTAA